The following proteins come from a genomic window of Platichthys flesus chromosome 1, fPlaFle2.1, whole genome shotgun sequence:
- the eif3m gene encoding eukaryotic translation initiation factor 3 subunit M, producing the protein MSVPAFIDITEEDQASELRAYIKAKGAEISEENAEGGLHVDLAQIIEACDVCLKDDDKDVESVMNSIVSLLLILETEKQEALIETLCEKLVKFREGERPSLRMQLLSNLFHGMDENTPVRYTVFCGLIKVAATCNAINFIPTDLDQVRKWIVDWNLNTEKKHTLLRLVYEALVDGKKSETAAKVMVELLGSYTEDNASQARVDAHKCIVRALKDPNTFLFDHLLTLKPVRFLEGELIHDLLTIFVSARLVSYVKFYQSNKDFIDSLGLSHEQNMAKMRLLTFMGMAVEFKELSFDTLQTELQIGPDDVEAFVIDAVRTKMVYCKIDQTQRKVVVSHSTHRTFGKQQWQQLSESLSSWKANLANVKTSLQALSPSA; encoded by the exons ATGAGCGTCCCAGCGTTTATCGACATTACGGAGGAGGACCAG GCCTCAGAGTTGAGAGCCTACATCAAGGCCAAAGGAGCTGAGATCTCCGAGGAGAACGCTGAAGGTGGACTCCATGTAGATCTGGCTCAGATCATCGAGGCGTGTGACGTCTGCCTCAAGGACGATGATAAAG ATGTAGAGAGTGTGATGAACAGCAtcgtgtctctgctgctgatccTGGAGACGGAGAAGCAGGAGGCTCTCATTGAAACTCTTTGTGAGAAGCTGGTGAAGTTCCGTGAAGGAGAGAGACCCTCCCTCCGGATGCAGTT GCTGAGCAACCTGTTCCACGGCATGGATGAGAACACTCCAGTGAGATATACCGTCTTCTGTGGTCTCATCAAGGTGGCGGCAACATGTAATGCCATCAACTTTATACCCACGGACCTTGATCAG GTGCGCAAGTGGATCGTTGACTGGAACctgaacacagagaagaaacacacgCTACTGAGGCTGGTGTATGAAGCTTTGGTTGATGGCAAAAAAAG TGAGACGGCAGCCAAAGTGATGGTTGAGCTGCTGGGAAGTTACACAGAAGACAATGCTTCACAAGCACGCGTTGATGCCCACAA ATGTATCGTCCGTGCTCTCAAAGACCCCAACACCTTCCTGTTTGACCACCTGCTCACCCTGAAACCTGTTCGCTTCCTGGAGGGAGAACTAATCCATGAT CTATTGACCATCTTTGTCAGTGCCAGACTAGTATCATATGTCAAATTTTACCAGAGTAACAAAGACTTCATTGATTCTCTTG GTCTGTCTCACGAGCAAAACATGGCCAAGATGCGTCTGCTGACATTCATGGGCATGGCGGTGGAATTCAAGGAACTCTCCTTTGACACCCTGCAGACGGAGTTGCAGATTGGACCAGATGACGTTGAGGCTTTTGTCATTGACG CTGTTCGGACCAAGATGGTGTACTGCAAAATCGACCAGACGCAGCGGAAAGTCGTTGTGAG CCACAGCACACATCGCACCTTTGGcaagcagcagtggcagcagctgtCCGAGAGCCTCTCCTCCTGGAAGGCAAACCTAGCGAATGTCAAGACCAGTCTGCAGGCCCTGTCACCCTCTGCTTAA
- the wt1b gene encoding WT1 transcription factor b isoform X1 — MLTEPYGAMSMGSDVRDLTLLTPAPPMPSLPGAGGGCGMSVGTGQWTQLLDLHPSSPYSSLPSHPSLIKQEPGWGTADPIEDPHCGPCGAFTVHFSGQFTGAGPCRVGAFGEPTTGQPRVFPNGTYLPSCVDSPPAVRNQGYGAVGLDSSPTCGHAASHHTPQLSSLSFKHEDTLSPPNNIVDQQYGAPPPMFGCHNPSESCPSSQALLLRNYNSDNVYQMASQLECVKWNQMNSLASSMKSVHTTSYDSEPIVPPPPMLVSAQYHIHAHSVFRGLQDVRRVPGIAPPVVRSEANEKRPFVCAYPGCSKRYFKLSHLQMHGRKHTGEKPYQCDFTDCGRRFSRSDQLKRHQRRHTGVKPFQCETCQRKFSRSDHLKTHTRTHTGKTSEKPFTCRWSNCQKKFARSDELVRHHSMHQRNLTKLQPAI; from the exons ATGCTGACTGAACCGTATGGAGCCATGTCCATGGGGTCAGACGTTCGAGATCTGACCCTTTTAACTCCAGCGCCTCCCATGCCATCCTTACCAGGAGCTGGTGGCGGCTGTGGGATGTCCGTTGGCACTGGCCAGTGGACCCAACTGCTGGACCTCCATCCAAGCTCTCCCTACAGCTCCCTGCCCTCCCATCCCTCCCTGATCAAGCAGGAACCAGGCTGGGGGACCGCAGACCCCATAGAGGACCCTCACTGTGGACCCTGTGGGGCCTTCACTGTGCACTTCTCAGGCCAGTTCACAGGGGCAGGCCCCTGTCGGGTCGGAGCCTTCGGAGAACCAACCACAGGTCAACCCAGAGTGTTCCCCAATGGGACCTACCTGCCCAGCTGTGTGGACAGTCCCCCTGCGGTCAGGAACCAGG gTTATGGAGCGGTGGGTTTGGACAGCAGCCCCACTTGTGGTCACGCTGCATCCCACCACACCCCTCAGCTCTCCAGCCTCTCCTTCAAACACGAGGACACACTGTCACCTCCAAACAACATAG TTGACCAGCAGTACGGGGCGCCTCCTCCCATGTTTGGTTGCCACAACCCTTCAGAATCGTGTCCGAGCAGCCAGGCTCTGCTCCTGAGAAACTACAACAG TGACAACGTTTACCAAATGGCATCTCAGCTGGAGTGTGTAAAATGGAACCAGATGAACAGCCTGGCGTCCTCCATGAAGAG TGTTCATACAACCAGTTATGACAGTGAACCCATAGTCCCACCTCCACCCATGCTTGTCAGTGCTCAGTaccacatacacgcacacagtgTGTTCAGAGGCCTACAG GACGTCAGACGGGTACCTGGCATCGCTCCTCCTGTTGTGAGGTCAGAGGCCAATGAGAAGCGTCCATTTGTCTGTGCTTATCCAGGCTGCAGCAAGAGATACTTCAAGCTGTCACATCTGCAGATGCACGGCCGCAAACACACCG gAGAGAAGCCTTACCAGTGTGACTTCACAGACTGTGGCCGCAGATTCTCCCGCTCAGACCAGTTAAAGAGGCACCAGCGcagacacacag gagtgaaGCCCTTTCAGTGCGAGACGTGTCAGAGAAAGTTTTCACGGTCAGACCACCTTAAGACGCACACTCGGACTCATACAGGTAAAACAA GTGAGAAGCCCTTTACCTGCCGCTGGTCCAACTGTCAGAAGAAGTTTGCCCGCTCTGACGAGCTGGTGCGCCACCACAGCATGCACCAGAGGAACCTGACCAAGCTGCAGCCTGCCATCTGA
- the prrg4 gene encoding transmembrane gamma-carboxyglutamic acid protein 4: MDPGGDPVGECSTACPRTGARATMLLQALVLLQLLSCGDLACTRRLLATQDQDQEVFADEGDAHSFLGRQLLFNRFDFEIFVPGNLERECHEEDCNYEEAREVFENIPDTDAFWKKYNDAKDNRPNVDVTSLLVGLIIAGVAVVVIGLLLWYFCHGKCKDSFSPSSSIRVRTGRTNASLIMRRLEEASLNPVQPPGPPLPMEVIVPPGLPSYEQAIAKSGQHDAPPPPYPGSRPGSIRR; this comes from the exons ATGGACCCAGGAGGAGACCCTGTCGGTGAATGCAGCACCGCGTGCCCGCGCACAGGTGCACGCGCCACCATGTTGCTTCAAGCGCTcgtgctcctccagctgctgtcaTGTGGAGATCTGGCCTGCACGAGGAGGCTGCTCGCCACACAAGACCAGGACCAAGAAG TGTTCGCAGATGAGGGGGACGCCCACTCGTTCCTGGGTCGCCAGCTGCTGTTCAATCGGTTCGACTTTGAGATTTTCGTCCCCGGTAACCTGGAGAGGGAGTGTCATGAAGAAGACTGCAACTACGAGGAGGCAAGGGAGGTGTTTGAGAACATCCCGGATACA GACGCTTTTTGGAAGAAGTACAACGATG CTAAGGACAATCGCCCGAACGTGGATGTGACGTCTCTCCTGGTGGGCCTGATTATTGCTGGAGTGGCCGTTGTTGTCATCGGCCTCCTGCTTTGGTATTTCTGCCATGGCAAATGTAAAGATAGTTTCAGCCCGTCAAG TTCCATACGGGTTCGCACTGGGAGGACTAACGCTTCTCTAATAATGCGCCGGCTAGAGGAGGCGTCCCTAAACCCTGTGCAGCCACCTGGGCCACCACTCCCTATGGAGGTGATCGTCCCCCCCGGGCTGCCTTCCTACGAGCAGGCAATTGCAAAAAGTGGACAGCACGACGCCCCACCTCCTCCCTATCCTGG GTCACGCCCTGGAAGCATCCGGCGGTAG
- the wt1b gene encoding WT1 transcription factor b isoform X2, which yields MLTEPYGAMSMGSDVRDLTLLTPAPPMPSLPGAGGGCGMSVGTGQWTQLLDLHPSSPYSSLPSHPSLIKQEPGWGTADPIEDPHCGPCGAFTVHFSGQFTGAGPCRVGAFGEPTTGQPRVFPNGTYLPSCVDSPPAVRNQGYGAVGLDSSPTCGHAASHHTPQLSSLSFKHEDTLSPPNNIVDQQYGAPPPMFGCHNPSESCPSSQALLLRNYNSDNVYQMASQLECVKWNQMNSLASSMKSVHTTSYDSEPIVPPPPMLVSAQYHIHAHSVFRGLQDVRRVPGIAPPVVRSEANEKRPFVCAYPGCSKRYFKLSHLQMHGRKHTGEKPYQCDFTDCGRRFSRSDQLKRHQRRHTGVKPFQCETCQRKFSRSDHLKTHTRTHTGEKPFTCRWSNCQKKFARSDELVRHHSMHQRNLTKLQPAI from the exons ATGCTGACTGAACCGTATGGAGCCATGTCCATGGGGTCAGACGTTCGAGATCTGACCCTTTTAACTCCAGCGCCTCCCATGCCATCCTTACCAGGAGCTGGTGGCGGCTGTGGGATGTCCGTTGGCACTGGCCAGTGGACCCAACTGCTGGACCTCCATCCAAGCTCTCCCTACAGCTCCCTGCCCTCCCATCCCTCCCTGATCAAGCAGGAACCAGGCTGGGGGACCGCAGACCCCATAGAGGACCCTCACTGTGGACCCTGTGGGGCCTTCACTGTGCACTTCTCAGGCCAGTTCACAGGGGCAGGCCCCTGTCGGGTCGGAGCCTTCGGAGAACCAACCACAGGTCAACCCAGAGTGTTCCCCAATGGGACCTACCTGCCCAGCTGTGTGGACAGTCCCCCTGCGGTCAGGAACCAGG gTTATGGAGCGGTGGGTTTGGACAGCAGCCCCACTTGTGGTCACGCTGCATCCCACCACACCCCTCAGCTCTCCAGCCTCTCCTTCAAACACGAGGACACACTGTCACCTCCAAACAACATAG TTGACCAGCAGTACGGGGCGCCTCCTCCCATGTTTGGTTGCCACAACCCTTCAGAATCGTGTCCGAGCAGCCAGGCTCTGCTCCTGAGAAACTACAACAG TGACAACGTTTACCAAATGGCATCTCAGCTGGAGTGTGTAAAATGGAACCAGATGAACAGCCTGGCGTCCTCCATGAAGAG TGTTCATACAACCAGTTATGACAGTGAACCCATAGTCCCACCTCCACCCATGCTTGTCAGTGCTCAGTaccacatacacgcacacagtgTGTTCAGAGGCCTACAG GACGTCAGACGGGTACCTGGCATCGCTCCTCCTGTTGTGAGGTCAGAGGCCAATGAGAAGCGTCCATTTGTCTGTGCTTATCCAGGCTGCAGCAAGAGATACTTCAAGCTGTCACATCTGCAGATGCACGGCCGCAAACACACCG gAGAGAAGCCTTACCAGTGTGACTTCACAGACTGTGGCCGCAGATTCTCCCGCTCAGACCAGTTAAAGAGGCACCAGCGcagacacacag gagtgaaGCCCTTTCAGTGCGAGACGTGTCAGAGAAAGTTTTCACGGTCAGACCACCTTAAGACGCACACTCGGACTCATACAG GTGAGAAGCCCTTTACCTGCCGCTGGTCCAACTGTCAGAAGAAGTTTGCCCGCTCTGACGAGCTGGTGCGCCACCACAGCATGCACCAGAGGAACCTGACCAAGCTGCAGCCTGCCATCTGA